GCCATGCAAAGCTACCACACTAAGATGACAGTTTACTAAAAATGCCCCCATATATAGTGAATATACTCAATCACCATCACTGTGATCTGGCTCCATGAAACCAATAGAAAAGGATGAATTGGGTCATCGTCTATGCTGGCACGTTGTGGCGTGGCGTCAAGGATTCGACCAGGATTAGCAGACCCACTCATGGACACATTGTTCTGTTCAACAGCTAGCAGGAAAACAACATCATCATATAGGGAAACCATCTAACACTGAATCAATGCCTCCAGATGATACACAAGGTTTCGACAGCAACACAGCCATAACATCGTCTTGCAGCATATAGGGTTTGAGCAGCCCGCATATTAGACTACAACATTGGCAATGCCCACAGTAGTTGGTGGTCCAACCAGCTTTCAGCCTGGTTCAGGAGGGAGCAAAAGTATCCATGCAAAAATATGGCTTTAAATGCTAGCCATGAACCATGTTATCTGGGTGTATATTGAGTTGTATAGCATTCTAGAGAATAAAACCATTTCTGTGGGCGAGCAATTAAAGTGGCATTCTTCAAACTATATGGCATTGTGACTGCATTTAGGGCATGGCCAATGCATAGCCCTAGGGTGATGCTCCGGACGCCATGTAGGATCGGATGTCAGGAAAAGTAGGTTCGTATGGGATAGCGGGATCCTCGGTAGGAGACGGGTGTTTGGGTTGAAAAAATGTGGTCTGGTGCATAAAGTTGAAAAAGTTAAAAGTGGAGAGTAGGGGTGCATCTGTAGCAGGAGTCTACTTTCTATTCTTTGATGAGGCCCACTAGTAGTAGCTTGCATTGGGGAGAAAAAATCAATATAGATGCCTCAAGCTATTTTTTATCATGAGGCATCTGTATCCATATgccaccattgtacatgcccttatcCAATTATTCCTTTTCACTGGACATGGTTCGACATCACTATGTTTTAACGCCTCAATATTGATTTACTTGATCATTTTTTGCTGATCTCTTTCTTTTTTGCTCACCAGATAGACCCACTGCAAGTAACTCCTCCCCCGAGGTATACAGTAGCTGCTACTTTTATGTTATATGCAATCTTAAGATTGATACAATTTATTTCTAACAGCTCTATTCTTTTGTAGGCAAAGCTTTGTAGGAAATCACTAGACATGGTAAGTGTTGCTTCAGATACGAAGGCATCAACCTCTGTCCCTTCAACACCACCTGTAGTATCCAGAGCAGATCCTTCATCCTCTAGGGGGCATTCTCTAGGGATTGATACAGACTCAATGAGGAAAGCACGTCGCTCACCAGGATATCAACTATATAGACAGGTCTCAGACAGCAAGATTCCATCTCTCAGGTCTCTCAATGAGAGCAACTCTCCTGAAGGAAGGCCTTCCTCCTCCATGCTCTCAGTCTGCAGCAATGATTTATCTGTAGCAGGATCACATGGAGAGTCATCTGATGGTTGGTCAATGCGAACATTTTCTGAAATGGTTGCATCATCCCAAAGAGAGAGATGGTCAATTGATAGTGAGCTCTTAGGTTCCGTTTCAAGTAAAATGACTCGATCAAATGCTTCAAATCGTACTACCGTCTCCCCTGACCAAGAGGTGTGCAAACTATGTTTAAAGCCACTAAAGGAAAGGTCAGCGTGGAATGCCCAGGATCTGGGTGTTGTCGCTGTTTTATTGTGTGGCCATGTTTACCATGCTGACTGCCTGGATAGCTTAACTGCAGAAGCTGAGAAATATGATCCTCCTTGTCCCGTATGCACCCACGGTGAACAATGTACTGTGAAGCTATTCGGTAAGCTGGAATCAAAGATAAAGAACAAGATACCTACAAATGTGATACTCGATGGTGATCTAGATGGGAGCTCTAAGCATCAAAAGAAAAGTAAGAGAGTTCCCAGATTAGGCACAAGGATCAGTATGAAGGACTCATTCAGTCGGTCATTTTTGAGGAGGCATTTCTCAATTGGCTCCCGGCCACCCCGGTTAGTTTCAGAGAGCGAGTCAACAAGGAAGAAGGGCTTCTGGGCGAGGCACTGGAGAGAATAGCATAGTACTCAGTCATCACACAGGTGAGCAGCTTCACATTCTTGTGTTCTGGTAATTCAGTTCTGGTGGCAATTAACTATGTAGTTCTTGTGTTCTGGTAATTCAGTTCTGGTGGCAATTAACTACGTAGTTCTTGTGTTCTGGTAATTCAGTTCTGGTGGCAATTAACTACGTAGTTCTGTTACTTCGCCTCTCAAGGATATGGACCAGTTCTTTTGGCCGATTCTCCCAGAACCTTGAGAATCGGACATCCCCCAGATTCTCCCCGAATCTTGAACCCATATTTTTTTGACAAACTTAGCTATTTAGACCCTAACTTGTACTGTGATGGCAAATTTCTTGTACCATTGTCGGTTGTAGTGAATACAGCATGGAAAACATACTTATATGGTACCATTTTTTCTCTGCTTGTAGGAGGGTTCTTGAAGAGGAAGTGAACTCCCAAGCAAATCATGTGGGTTTTGTAGTCGTACTAGAAGTATGGGTTCAAGATTCGGGGAGAATCCCAAGCAAATCATGTGAAAGATATTTGCTGTCGGGCAACCATCGTACTAGAAGTTCCTCCCACTCGTCATGTTCAGAGTTGGGAACTCGGAGTGCTGTCATCGGTTTCCAGGATAGAAGAATAATAACAGTTTCTATACTATGCAACTGAGGGTTCTTGCAGACCCCGTCGCAGCTTATTAGCAAGTAACCTAACAGAGAAGGGGATGGCCTTCAGGCTGAAGGTAGGATCCAGCATGGTAGATTGTTATGTTTGCAGTTTTTCTTCTTCGTATTATTGGTTATGCGCACCAGCGATTGTTTGATCTGATACATAATTTGGGAACTATCGTACATAGCTGATGCTATTTGTTTGATTAAAATGCATCACCGAAGGCGTCGATGGATTTATGGGGATTATGTTTACAAGGAATATGTCTTTCTCTTCGTCCAAAACAGAACAGAAGTGTTCTCCCCTTTTTTATATTGTTCGTCTTTAGCAGCTTCGTATCCTTTTTTCTTCTCTGCAACGGATTGGCAGACGCTGCAGAATTGGGAAACCGGAAGCGGATATTATGTCAGGCACCAAAAATCTGAAGAATCAAACACCCCTCTCCAATTTCAGTTAACTCTACTTGCCACTTCTTTTTCGTATGAATTCAGGCCGCCAATCGTTGATCTAATGACGCCAATCACTAAGTACTGCTTCCACTTCGTTTAGTTTGAAAATTCTGCCCCCCGATCACTTCGTACTCCTTCGTGCCATGCACGAGTGTCACTGTTCACCGAAAATCATCTAACCTTCACAGGGTTACAATCGTTCATGAGAAGTTCAGCAACAAAGGGTGATTGGTTAAGCCACAGTGCTATCCGTCGCTAAGCAATGTGCAACCCTATTTTGTTCGTGAGATATCTTAACTGGATCAAATACCCTATTCTCCAACAAGCCATTCACCTTAACAACAATATGATCACTAGAAGGGTTGTATGCACTTGCTGCGCCGTTTTCAACAAAAATATATTTGGTTTGACGCGTGAGAGAGATGATGGACTATTTTTATTTATAATGTGGTGTTTTCCAGGTCCCTTTCAAAAGCTGTGATTCTGTGCTAATTAACCCACATGGTTGGTCCCCCGTAAATGAAATGCAAGGTATTCCAGATAAAAAAAAAACCCCACATGTATGTGGGAAAGTTTCCTGCACTGGCGACGGCATGTTATATCCGTCCTATAGGACGGTTGTTGACGTTTTGTTATACGCTGGTTGTTGTTGATTGATGTGAGAGAAATTATTGACCCGTTCAAAATCATGAATGACTCCAAAACTAGAAATCTCAATTTAAATCGTTGACCCAACCAAAATTAAACATCTCAATTGAATGAAAATCATGAAACAAATTTAAAATAACCAAAATCAAAATCGTTAACTGAGTTAAAATCGTGAACCAGATCCAAAATTTGAACACCTCAATTGAAATTGCCGGCCTAGTCAAAATTATGAAACATCCAAAATTAAACACCTCAATTGAATGAAAATCATGAATTAAATTCAAAATAACCTCAATCAAAATCGTTGACAGAGTCAATTGTGAACATGATTCAAATTGAACACCCCAATTGATAAAATCATTAACCGAGTCAAAATCATGAACCAAATCAGATATTAAACACTTAAATTAAAGGAGAGAGCTCCAAAATTAAAGAGCATAGTGTATCTACTAGAAGGGTTCGGCGCGCTTTGCTGCGCCAAAATATAATGTGTATTACTTTTTGGAAACACAAACCTATTAAGTTTGACAATATTTGTAGAGAAATATATCAAAATCcataatataaaataaatttcTACATATTTTTTGTTTAATATTGTGGATGTCCTTTTTTTTGCACACCAGTCCAAAGAGGGCCTTGTCGAGACAACACACATACGTCATAGTCATTGCTCCTTCCCTAGAGGCATCATCACCATCCATAAACTTTGAGCAAAATACTCCGACTTCGCCGTAGGCGATCTTTGACTCGACCCACACCATAGCGGACACGTGAACCTATATGAAGATCTGCGTCAAAACTCAGTCACCAGcgcgaaggaaatatgccctagaggcaataataaagttgttatttatatttctttatatcatgataaatgtttattattcatgctagaattgtattaaccggagacttagtacatgtgtgaatacatagacaaaacaaagtgtccctagtatgcctctacttgactaactcgttaatcaaagatggttaagtttcctaaccatagacatgtgttgtcatttgatgaacgagatcatatcattagagaatgatgtgatggacaagacccatccgttagcttagcattatgattgtttagttttattgcttttgctttcttcatgacttatacatagacaaaacaaagtgtccctagtatgcctctacttgactagctcgttaatcaaagatggttaagtttcctaaccatagacatgtgttatcatttgatgaacgggatcatatcattagagaatgatgtgatggacaagacccattcgttagcttagcattatgattgtttagttttattgctattgctttcttcatgacttatacatattcctctgactatgagattatgcaacttccgaagACCGgtggaacaccttgtgtgctatcaaacgtcacaacgtaactgggtgattataaagatgctctacatgtgtctccgatggtgtttcttgagttggcatagatcgagattaggatttgtcactccgtgtatcggagaggtatctctgagccctctcggtaatgcacatcaccataagccttgcaagcaatggactgatgagttagttgcgggatgatgcattccggaacgagtaaagagacttgccgataacgaggttgaactaggtatgatgataccgacgatcgaacctcgggcaagtaacttaccgatgacaaagggaataacgtatgttgttatgtggtttgaccgataaagatcttcgtagaatatgtggaagccaatatgagcatgcaggttccgctattggttattgaccggagatgtgtctcggtcatgtctacatagttctcgaacccgtagggtccgcacgcttaacgttcaatgacgatttgtattatgagttatgtgttttggtgaccgaagtttgttcggagtcccggatgagatcatggacatgacaaggagtctcgaaatggtcgagaggtaaagattgatatattggacgaaggtattcgaacaccggaaaggtttcgggatGTTTCTGATATTTATCGGggaaccgaggggttaccggaaccccccagggaagttatgggccttaatgggccataaggGAGTAGGAGAGGGCAGGCCACAAGGCCaaggcagtccgaattggactagggggagggggcgcggccccctctttcctttccttctccctctccttccctccttccccctcttggaaTAGGAAGGGGAATCCAATGAGGATTAGGaatccaactaggattgggaatcctaattggactccccccttggcgcgccctccttggccgccggcctcctccccctcctttatatatgtggccagtgggcaccccaaaggcacaacagttgtttcttagccgtgtgtggtgccctcctccacagtttaccacctcggtcatattgtcgtagttcTTAGGTGTGTCACCCTCAGTGTCATGCTACGGTAACCCACTGTGGTTAAGCTAATCATTCTTCCAAACAGTGCTTAATCACCTTTGATTCAAATCTCATTTGAAATTCCACTTTGGAATCAAATTCAATTTGCAAGTGCAAAAATGAAGTTGATCAAAACTTGTTGGAAAAATGTTCACCTTTTAGCAAATAATCCAAAACTATTTACTGTTAAGGAACACAACATCATCATCATTTCTAAATGGGCCTAATGCATTTTAACAGAGCAAAAACAACCTTTAAAATGCCCTTTTCATTATTGAATAAATTCAAATGAAGTCCAAAAAtgcccaaactttttgtggcagtgctgGATATTGCAAAGTAATTATGTGACCAAGTTTCACATTTTTGCAAAATCATATGGAAGCTTAAAATATTACTAAACCCCCATTCtataaaaaaaggaaaatagaaaaggccactGTGCACAGGCCTAAGTGCACAGTGCCTAGAGCTCAGCCCACCacggcctcctccttctcccCCGTTCTCTGTTCAAGCGACCGAGGcgcgcccgccgtcgccgccgaaccCACCTCGCCGACCACGCCGCTACAGGCCGTCGGGGTGGATAAGATCTCCACCGTGGCCTCCCCTCTCGTCATCTTCATCCATTCGCCCCCGCGTGCCTCTCCCTCTCTCGTTCCCCACCTCACCCGAAacgctcgccgccgtcgccgctcgATTCCGTGGCCACCGTGCCTCCCGCGCCTCAATCTGGAGCTCACCGTCTTCCTCGCCATCGTCTACGTCGCCAACGCCATCGGGACCGAGCCGAGCGCCTCTACTCCGACCGgaacgagctcgtcttcaaccttcggatcgccggcgttcgtcgccgattccggctacctcgcgccctccccgagctcactgccactccctacggctctgctgtgagctcccgcttctcctccccctctccgttagctcacCCACGTTTCGTAGCCGCCGATGCCACCGACGACCGAACACTCCGCCGCTCGCGCTTGTCGCCGGCGTAGCCACGGTGACCCTTGGGTCACGTGCGTGCCACCATCGCGCTCACCGCACCGCGTAGGCCTCGTCTAGCCGCTTGGTTTGCCCGCAAACGCACCCAGCCCCGATCCCGATGATGACCGAAGTCCGGCGTCCGCCTCGCCGCTCGCCGTCGACGTTCCCGACCACTGCAGCCTCTGCCACCACCCCAGATCGCCTCGCCGTCGTCTTCTCGTTCGAACGAGTCCAGCCGCGTCCGATTTGAGCCACCATAGCGCAAATCCGGCGGcctcccgtgcgcgccgccgtgcgttttggtcgccggcgttgctccggccgCCGTGCCGACCTGGCGCCAACGTGGCCCTATGGGGGCCACCCCAGTGAGGCTGCCAGGGGGCCCCGGCGCGccagttgaccacgttgactCTGGTCAACGCAGTTACTAtgcactgacatgtgggccccgtcTGTTAATTAGGCTAACTAAAcgtttttataaataaaattaaCTTGTTAGactaattagtcactgacatgtggggcccagctgctaattaacccccctgtttaattaaaataacccactgctagccctctgtctatgacatgtgggacccactggccagtttgaccagtcagcgggtctgttgacctgctgatgtcatgtTGACActctgctgacgtcataattcccttttatgttaatttaaataattctagaaaatggtttaatctttgaaaattcatataaaataattcgtaactcggatgaaaatgttttctacatgaaagttgctcagaaaaatccaacgaatccgaatacgcggtccgttcatctgtcacatgcccctagcatgctgaacatggaacattccccctccggtcatctgtttgatacaggtccggaaccgggaatacattcccggttgaattcccccttcgcctttatcgtgtagccatacgttaggtcacacccggcacatcatattgccatgttatgctttgtgatgctttgattgctctgttatttattgtgttccccctttgttacttctttccggtagaccctgagaccgatgccggtacccctgtggtcgactacatcgacgacgaacccttcttgccaAAACAAcaaggcaagccccccccccttgatcacccgatatcgcctattcttctctatactgcttgcattagagtagtgtagcatgttactgatttcggttaatcctattctgttgcatagcctgtcattgttgctacagttgttacccttacctgctatcctactgcttagtataggatgctagtgttccatcagtggccctacactcttgtccgtctgccatgctatactactgggccgtgatcacttcgggaggtgatcacgggtatatactatatactttatatacatgacacatgtggtgactaaagttgggtcagctcgttgagtacccgcaagtggttctgatgagggggctgaaaggacaggtggctccatcctggtaaaggtgggcctgggttcctgatggcccccgactgttactttgtggcggagcgacagggcaggttgagaccacctaggagagaggtgggcctggccctggtcggcgttcgtggatacttaacaagcttaacgagatcttggtatttgatctgagtctggccatttggtctatacgcactaaccaactacgcgggaacagttatgggcactcgacgtcgtggtatcagccgaagccttcgtgacgtcagtgactgagtggcgcgcgccggattggactggaacgcctgctaggctaggtctgcttccggccgcgttcgcaacgtgcaggtgtgcaatgggcgatgggcccagacccctgcgccataggatttagaccggcgtgctgacctctctgttgtgcctaggtggggctgcgacgtgttgatcttccgaggccgggcatgacccagaaaagtgtgtccggccaaatgggatcgagcgtgttgggttatgtggtgcacccctgcagggaagtttatctattcgaatagccgtgtccctcggtaaaaggacgacccggagttgtaccttgaccttatgacaactagaattggatacttaataaaacacacccttccaagtgccagatataacccggtgatcgctctctaacagggcgacgaggaggggatcgccgggtaggattatgctatgcgatgctacttggtgaacttaccatctattctcttctacatgctgcaagatggaggtggcctgaagcgtagtcttcgacaggattagctatccccctcttattctggcattctgcagttcagtccaccgacatggccctttacacatatacccatgcatatgtagtgtagctccttgcttgcgagtactttggatgagtactcacggttgcttttctccctcttttcccctttctatacctggttgtcgcaaccagatgctggagtccaggagctagagatcccgaggatgattctacgtggagttcggcttcgaggagtagttaggaggtcccaggcaggaggccttgacttttcgatcgttgctacttttgtgctagccttcttaaggcaatcttgtttaacttatgtctgtactcagatattgttccttccgctgactcgtctatgatcgagcacttgtattcgagccctcgaggcccctggcttgtattatgatgcttgtatgactttttttagagttgtgttgtgatatcttcccgtgagtccctgatcttgatcgtacacgtttgcgtgtatgattagtgtacggtcaaaacgggggcgtcacattaggcgaagccctgcgcggatcacatcaccaacgccgtcaccatgccgtcgtgctgacgaaactctccctcgaccctctactggatcaagagttcgagggacgtcatcatgttgaacgtgtgctgaacacagaggtgtcgtacgttcggtacttggatcggttggatcgtgaagacgttcgactacatcaaccgcgttactaaacacttccgctttctgtctacgagggtacgtggacacactctcccgtctcattgctatgcatatcctagatagatcttgcgtgatcgtagaatttttttgaattactacgttccccaacactatggCCAGACACTCCGACTCTGACGGAGAACTCTGAAGGACAAAACCAGGCACAGTTGGCGCCACGGAAGATCGCCCAATGGGCCACCTACAGGCAATCGTCGTACACCACAGGGCCCACCGCCGCATCTTCGACTCCATAGCAACAAACAAACCAAAGCATGGACGCGCCGGACAAGAGCCGACTACCGCAACCACTGCCGTGTCGCCGGCATCGCTCCCGGCATCATCATTGCCACAAAAGTCTAGACGCCatatgagggagtcctggactaaagggtccttgggcgtccggcctgctatccatgggccggactgatgggctgtgaagacatggagaccgaagaccatactcgtgtctggattggactttccttggcgtggaaggcaagctaggtgatcaactatgaagattccttcttatgtaaccgaccctatgtaaccctagatctctccggtgtctatataaaccggagagaatagtccggataggacacattcattaccatatacacataggctagacctctagggtttagccattacgatctcgtggtagatcaactcttgtaacactcatattcatcaagatcaatcaagcaggaagtagggtattacctccatagagagggcccgaacctgggtaaacatcgtgtcccccgtctcctgttaccatcaatcctagacgcacagttcgggaccccctacccgagatccgccggttttgacaccgacattggtgctttcattgagagttccactgtgccgtcgtcaaaaggtttgatggcccct
The Aegilops tauschii subsp. strangulata cultivar AL8/78 chromosome 3, Aet v6.0, whole genome shotgun sequence genome window above contains:
- the LOC109786988 gene encoding uncharacterized protein gives rise to the protein MGANCCIAAKQRPQPCIIPVEVSAYRNVRHSPSWSFRWDNRTHIEDIMEIPTFLSNHSSGSIRPETKSGSIAPTEGFSNGGSPSELFHKVKWQKSEKKMETSKVAQSDPRDRPTASNSSPEAKLCRKSLDMVSVASDTKASTSVPSTPPVVSRADPSSSRGHSLGIDTDSMRKARRSPGYQLYRQVSDSKIPSLRSLNESNSPEGRPSSSMLSVCSNDLSVAGSHGESSDGWSMRTFSEMVASSQRERWSIDSELLGSVSSKMTRSNASNRTTVSPDQEVCKLCLKPLKERSAWNAQDLGVVAVLLCGHVYHADCLDSLTAEAEKYDPPCPVCTHGEQCTVKLFGKLESKIKNKIPTNVILDGDLDGSSKHQKKSKRVPRLGTRISMKDSFSRSFLRRHFSIGSRPPRLVSESESTRKKGFWARHWRE